The Lineus longissimus chromosome 2, tnLinLong1.2, whole genome shotgun sequence genome window below encodes:
- the LOC135482483 gene encoding solute carrier organic anion transporter family member 4A1-like, with amino-acid sequence MSAKFIDEPFLTKTMDKAVFQKPPRCGLGKCHPPCLQVFKNIQSFTFFLCIFAVMSGMFPMYLVSQITTIEKHFDMPSQRSGMIVSAGEIGFLIAVVFVGHFLNTSHRPRVLAGCAFAIGASSILMTLPFFIYGTPREHDSSQTTEELSRNSRSSSSQLCQRNQSQLDLFARCDNTTRTGVGNGDAAFGIFLSAAVLAGCGATGLWSIGIAFLDDNAGKKEAALYIGFMFCLRSIAPVLGLMLGAGVSHIAVDLQDHHLSPEHSSWIGAWWIGFLAIGVITILAGLPLLFYPRELPIKDMDRNASTAETNLMRERRRSVVERAAEKSKTLLKSFPESVWKLLRNRVFLVFIIGSMFDVGAGVGYMAFGPKYIESQFHVDTFTANSITAGIVFSGALGMGLSGLLTSRIKMSLNDIFLRAVIGVAVFYTLILGLMSFGCPEVHIPGYTDLEVNSSGSVLTINETCHQCFCPDGQYEPVCGSNGLTYYSPCQAGCDAGGSDIGYSGCDCVGGNLTSTSGACPSECGMLIPYAVCLIVLSFFTNLTVMPLVMVSIRCMDGKDKSLALALINIAISIGILPVPVLYGSLLDSLCLVTESPSSCSQDESGLCLVYDNDAIRYSLHGLTFGIRFMSPLLYMLCWYLSRNMVFAGDETDEQKEPMQELKTLVKEKEKGEIIEPENSKPVIAV; translated from the exons ATGAGTGCAAAGTTCATTGATGAGCCATTCCTGACCAAAACGATGGATAAAGCAGTCTTCCAGAAGCCGCCCCGCTGCGGGCTCGGCAAGTGTCACCCACCATGTCTTCAGGTCTTCAAAAACATCCAGAGTTTCACGTTCTTTCTGTGTATCTTTGCCGTCATGTCGGGAATGTTTCCAATGTATCTCGTCTCCCAGATCACCACAATCGAGAAACACTTTGACATGCCAAGTCAGCGCTCGGGCATGATCGTCAGCGCGGGAGAAATCGGTTTTCTTATAGCCGTTGTTTTCGTCGGTCATTTCTTGAACACATCACATCGGCCGCGGGTATTGGCTGGGTGTGCCTTTGCCATCGGCGCCTCATCCATTCTAATGACATTACCGTTCTTCATCTACGGGACCCCGCGCGAACACGATAGCAGCCAAACGACTGAGGAATTAAGCCGCAACAGCAGAAGCAGCAGCAGTCAACTTTGTCAGAGGAATCAGTCCCAGCTCGACCTTTTCGCGAGATGTGACAATACGACCAGGACTGGAGTTGGCAATGGGGATGCGGCATTTGGTATATTCCTGTCTGCTGCAGTCCTGGCCGGGTGTGGAGCTACTGGCCTGTGGTCTATTGGTATTGCATTCTTAGACGATAACGCCGGCAAAAAGGAGGCAGCTTTATACATCG GTTTCATGTTTTGCCTTCGGTCAATCGCCCCAGTATTAGGTCTGATGTTAGGTGCTGGGGTATCGCACATTGCAGTGGATCTTCAAG ACCACCATCTGAGTCCGGAGCATTCGTCTTGGATCGGGGCATGGTGGATCGGATTCCTGGCCATCGGAGTCATTACAATCCTAGCGGGCCTCCCCCTACTCTTTTACCCAAGAGAACTACCTATAAAGGATATGGACAGAAATGCATCGACAGCAGAGACTAATCTTATGAGAGAGCGGAGACGAAGTGTCGTGGAAAGAGCGGCGGAGAAGAGCAAGACTTTACTTAAAA GTTTCCCCGAAAGTGTATGGAAGTTGTTAAGGAACAGAGTTTTCCTTGTCTTCATAATTGGGAGTATGTTTGACGTGGGGGCTGGCGTAGGATACATGGCTTTTGGGCCCAAATATATCGAGTCACAGTTCCATGTGGACACTTTTACTGCAAACTCCATCACAG CGGGAATAGTCTTCTCCGGTGCCCTCGGAATGGGTTTAAGCGGGCTGCTGACCTCACGAATTAAGATGAGCCTGAATGACATTTTCCTTCGAGCGGTCATAGGTGTTGCAGTCTTCTATACGTTGATTCTGGGGTTGATGTCGTTTGGGTGTCCAGAAGTTCACATACCGGGATATACTGACCTGGAGGT TAATTCGAGTGGTTCAGTCCTGACCATCAACGAGACATGCCATCAATGCTTTTGTCCCGATGGGCAGTATGAGCCAGTTTGTGGGTCGAATGGCCTCACGTACTACTCACCGTGCCAGGCAGGCTGTGATGCGGGAGGAAGTGACATTGGT tattctggttgtgactgcgtCGGAGGTAATTTAACGTCCACGTCGGGGGCCTGCCCGTCTGAGTGTGGTATGCTCATCCCTTACGCTGTGTGTTTGATAGTCCTCAGCTTCTTCACCAACCTTACAGTCATGCCGTTAGTGATGGTATCAATAAG ATGCATGGACGGAAAAGACAAATCACTTGCACTGGCGTTAATCAACATAGCCATCAGTATCGGCA TCCTTCCCGTGCCAGTCCTCTACGGGTCGCTTTTGGACAGTCTCTGTCTGGTGACGGAATCCCCCTCAAGCTGCAGCCAGGATGAGTCTGGCTTATGCCTCGTTTACGACAATGACGCCATCAGATACAGCCTCCATGGTCTGACTTTCGGAATACGTTTTATGTCTCCGCTTCTGTACATGTTGTGTTGGTATCTGTCTAGGAATATGGTGTTTGCTGGAGATGAGACGGATGAACAAAAGGAGCCAATGCAAGAACTAAAAACACTCGTTAAAGAAAAAGAGAAGGGAGAAATTATTGAACCAGAAAATTCAAAACCAGTCATTGCCGTTTAA
- the LOC135482485 gene encoding solute carrier organic anion transporter family member 2A1-like isoform X2 codes for MDKAVFQKPARCGLGKCHPPCLQVFKNIQSFTFFLCIFAVMSGMFPMYLVSQITTIEKHFGMPSQRSGMIVSAGEIGFLITVVFVGHFLNTSHRPRVLAGCAFTIGLSSILMTLPFFIYGTPHKHDGSQTAEELSISNSGQLCQRNQSQLDLLARCDNETGAGVGNGNASFGIFLFAAILSGCGATGLWSIGIAFLDDNAGKKEAALYIGMMFCLRSIAPVFGLMFGAGVSHISVDLQDHHLSPEHSSWIGAWWIGFLTIGVITVFAGLPLLFYPKQLPKAIGRKASTAEPNLMRERSRSIVERAAEESKTLAISFPKSVWKLLRNSVFLVMITGTMFDAAGGVGYMAFGPKYIESQFRVDTFTANTITAGIVLSSALGMGFSGLLTSRIKKKLNDLFLRAVIALAVCYTLFLGMMSFGCQEVQISGYTNTLADMTTNSSGSFPNINETCHQCYCPEGQYEPVCGSNGVTYYSPCQAGCDAGGSDIGYSGCDCVGGNLTSTSGACPSECGMIIPYAVCLIVLSFFTSLAIMPFVMVSIRCVNENDKSLALALLNIAVSLGILPVPVLYGSLLDSLCLVTESTSSCNQDESGVCLVYDNDATRYSLHGLTFGIRFVSPLLYILCWYLSRNMVFAGDETDEQNQKMQELNNLEKEKEKENDGEIIEPETLKAIIAV; via the exons ATGGATAAAGCAGTTTTCCAGAAGCCGGCCCGCTGCGGGCTCGGCAAGTGTCACCCACCATGTCTTCAGGTCTTCAAAAACATCCAGAGTTTCACGTTCTTTCTGTGTATCTTTGCCGTCATGTCGGGAATGTTTCCAATGTATCTCGTCTCCCAGATCACCACAATCGAGAAACACTTTGGCATGCCAAGTCAGCGCTCGGGCATGATCGTCAGCGCAGGGGAAATCGGTTTCCTTATAACTGTTGTTTTCGTCGGCCATTTCTTAAACACGTCTCATCGGCCGCGGGTGTTGGCTGGATGTGCCTTTACCATCGGCCTCTCATCCATTCTGATGACATTACCGTTCTTCATCTACGGGACCCCGCACAAACACGATGGTAGCCAAACGGCTGAGGAATTGAGCATTAGCAACAGTGGTCAGCTTTGTCAGAGAAATCAGTCCCAGCTCGACCTTTTAGCGAGATGTGACAATGAGACCGGGGCTGGAGTTGGAAACGGAAATGCGTCATTTGGCATCTTTCTGTTTGCTGCCATCCTGTCCGGCTGTGGCGCTACTGGCCTGTGGTCTATTGGCATTGCTTTCTTGGACGATAACGCTGGCAAAAAGGAGGCAGCTTTATACATCG gTATGATGTTTTGCCTTCGTTCAATTGCCCCAGTATTCGGCTTGATGTTTGGTGCTGGGGTGTCGCACATTTCAGTGGATCTTCAAG ACCACCATCTGAGTCCGGAGCATTCGTCTTGGATCGGGGCATGGTGGATTGGATTCCTAACCATCGGTGTAATAACAGTCTTCGCGGGCCTCCCTCTCCTGTTTTACCCAAAACAATTACCTAAGGCCATTGGAAGAAAGGCATCGACAGCAGAGCCTAACCTCATGAGAGAGCGGAGTCGAAGCATCGTAGAGAGAGCGGCGGAGGAGAGCAAGACATTGGCTATAA GTTTCCCCAAAAGCGTCTGGAAGTTGTTAAGGAACAGCGTTTTCCTTGTCATGATTACTGGAACTATGTTTGACGCAGCGGGTGGCGTAGGATACATGGCTTTTGGACCCAAATATATAGAGTCACAGTTCCGCGTTGACACGTTCACAGCAAACACCATTACAG CTGGAATTGTCTTGTCGAGCGCCCTCGGAATGGGTTTCAGCGGGCTGCTGACCTCACGAATCAAGAAGAAACTGAATGATCTATTCCTTCGGGCGGTCATAGCTTTGGCAGTCTGCTATACGTTGTTCCTGGGGATGATGTCGTTTGGGTGCCAAGAAGTCCAAATATCCGGATATACTAACACACTTGCTGACATGACTAC TAATTCGAGTGGTTCATTCCCGAACATCAACGAGACATGTCATCAGTGCTACTGTCCGGAGGGGCAGTATGAGCCAGTTTGTGGGTCGAATGGTGTCACGTACTATTCACCGTGCCAGGCAGGCTGTGATGCGGGAGGAAGTGACATTGGT tattctggttgtgactgcgtCGGAGGTAATTTAACGTCCACGTCGGGGGCCTGCCCGTCTGAGTGTGGTATGATCATCCCTTACGCTGTGTGTTTGATAGTCCTCAGCTTCTTCACCAGTTTGGCAATCATGCCATTTGTCATGGTATCAATAAG ATGCGTGAACGAAAATGACAAATCACTTGCACTGGCGTTATTGAACATAGCCGTCAGTCTCGGCA TCCTTCCCGTGCCTGTCCTCTACGGGTCGCTCTTGGACAGTCTCTGCCTGGTGACGGAATCCACCTCAAGCTGCAACCAGGATGAGTCTGGCGTATGCCTCGTCTACGACAATGACGCCACCAGATACAGCCTCCATGGTCTGACTTTCGGAATACGTTTTGTGTCTCCGCTATTGTACATATTGTGTTGGTATCTCTCCAGGAATATGGTGTTTGCTGGAGATGAGACGGATgaacaaaatcagaaaatgcAAGAACTAAATAATctcgaaaaagaaaaagaaaaagagaatgATGGAGAAATCATTGAACCAGAAACTTTAAAAGCAATCATTGCCGTTTAA
- the LOC135482485 gene encoding solute carrier organic anion transporter family member 2A1-like isoform X1 has product MSPDEPFLTEAMDKAVFQKPARCGLGKCHPPCLQVFKNIQSFTFFLCIFAVMSGMFPMYLVSQITTIEKHFGMPSQRSGMIVSAGEIGFLITVVFVGHFLNTSHRPRVLAGCAFTIGLSSILMTLPFFIYGTPHKHDGSQTAEELSISNSGQLCQRNQSQLDLLARCDNETGAGVGNGNASFGIFLFAAILSGCGATGLWSIGIAFLDDNAGKKEAALYIGMMFCLRSIAPVFGLMFGAGVSHISVDLQDHHLSPEHSSWIGAWWIGFLTIGVITVFAGLPLLFYPKQLPKAIGRKASTAEPNLMRERSRSIVERAAEESKTLAISFPKSVWKLLRNSVFLVMITGTMFDAAGGVGYMAFGPKYIESQFRVDTFTANTITAGIVLSSALGMGFSGLLTSRIKKKLNDLFLRAVIALAVCYTLFLGMMSFGCQEVQISGYTNTLADMTTNSSGSFPNINETCHQCYCPEGQYEPVCGSNGVTYYSPCQAGCDAGGSDIGYSGCDCVGGNLTSTSGACPSECGMIIPYAVCLIVLSFFTSLAIMPFVMVSIRCVNENDKSLALALLNIAVSLGILPVPVLYGSLLDSLCLVTESTSSCNQDESGVCLVYDNDATRYSLHGLTFGIRFVSPLLYILCWYLSRNMVFAGDETDEQNQKMQELNNLEKEKEKENDGEIIEPETLKAIIAV; this is encoded by the exons atgtCGCCG GATGAGCCATTTCTGACCGAAGCGATGGATAAAGCAGTTTTCCAGAAGCCGGCCCGCTGCGGGCTCGGCAAGTGTCACCCACCATGTCTTCAGGTCTTCAAAAACATCCAGAGTTTCACGTTCTTTCTGTGTATCTTTGCCGTCATGTCGGGAATGTTTCCAATGTATCTCGTCTCCCAGATCACCACAATCGAGAAACACTTTGGCATGCCAAGTCAGCGCTCGGGCATGATCGTCAGCGCAGGGGAAATCGGTTTCCTTATAACTGTTGTTTTCGTCGGCCATTTCTTAAACACGTCTCATCGGCCGCGGGTGTTGGCTGGATGTGCCTTTACCATCGGCCTCTCATCCATTCTGATGACATTACCGTTCTTCATCTACGGGACCCCGCACAAACACGATGGTAGCCAAACGGCTGAGGAATTGAGCATTAGCAACAGTGGTCAGCTTTGTCAGAGAAATCAGTCCCAGCTCGACCTTTTAGCGAGATGTGACAATGAGACCGGGGCTGGAGTTGGAAACGGAAATGCGTCATTTGGCATCTTTCTGTTTGCTGCCATCCTGTCCGGCTGTGGCGCTACTGGCCTGTGGTCTATTGGCATTGCTTTCTTGGACGATAACGCTGGCAAAAAGGAGGCAGCTTTATACATCG gTATGATGTTTTGCCTTCGTTCAATTGCCCCAGTATTCGGCTTGATGTTTGGTGCTGGGGTGTCGCACATTTCAGTGGATCTTCAAG ACCACCATCTGAGTCCGGAGCATTCGTCTTGGATCGGGGCATGGTGGATTGGATTCCTAACCATCGGTGTAATAACAGTCTTCGCGGGCCTCCCTCTCCTGTTTTACCCAAAACAATTACCTAAGGCCATTGGAAGAAAGGCATCGACAGCAGAGCCTAACCTCATGAGAGAGCGGAGTCGAAGCATCGTAGAGAGAGCGGCGGAGGAGAGCAAGACATTGGCTATAA GTTTCCCCAAAAGCGTCTGGAAGTTGTTAAGGAACAGCGTTTTCCTTGTCATGATTACTGGAACTATGTTTGACGCAGCGGGTGGCGTAGGATACATGGCTTTTGGACCCAAATATATAGAGTCACAGTTCCGCGTTGACACGTTCACAGCAAACACCATTACAG CTGGAATTGTCTTGTCGAGCGCCCTCGGAATGGGTTTCAGCGGGCTGCTGACCTCACGAATCAAGAAGAAACTGAATGATCTATTCCTTCGGGCGGTCATAGCTTTGGCAGTCTGCTATACGTTGTTCCTGGGGATGATGTCGTTTGGGTGCCAAGAAGTCCAAATATCCGGATATACTAACACACTTGCTGACATGACTAC TAATTCGAGTGGTTCATTCCCGAACATCAACGAGACATGTCATCAGTGCTACTGTCCGGAGGGGCAGTATGAGCCAGTTTGTGGGTCGAATGGTGTCACGTACTATTCACCGTGCCAGGCAGGCTGTGATGCGGGAGGAAGTGACATTGGT tattctggttgtgactgcgtCGGAGGTAATTTAACGTCCACGTCGGGGGCCTGCCCGTCTGAGTGTGGTATGATCATCCCTTACGCTGTGTGTTTGATAGTCCTCAGCTTCTTCACCAGTTTGGCAATCATGCCATTTGTCATGGTATCAATAAG ATGCGTGAACGAAAATGACAAATCACTTGCACTGGCGTTATTGAACATAGCCGTCAGTCTCGGCA TCCTTCCCGTGCCTGTCCTCTACGGGTCGCTCTTGGACAGTCTCTGCCTGGTGACGGAATCCACCTCAAGCTGCAACCAGGATGAGTCTGGCGTATGCCTCGTCTACGACAATGACGCCACCAGATACAGCCTCCATGGTCTGACTTTCGGAATACGTTTTGTGTCTCCGCTATTGTACATATTGTGTTGGTATCTCTCCAGGAATATGGTGTTTGCTGGAGATGAGACGGATgaacaaaatcagaaaatgcAAGAACTAAATAATctcgaaaaagaaaaagaaaaagagaatgATGGAGAAATCATTGAACCAGAAACTTTAAAAGCAATCATTGCCGTTTAA